The nucleotide sequence ATGGATTccgttgttgaggttgcccTGGTCGTCCATGGCCGAGGTGTAGTAACAACCATCGCCGTCAAAGTCCAAGACAGGTTGGAACCGGTGCTCAATATCGTCGGCACCGTTTGGCAATCTTCCGATCACATCAcgcttggtgatgttgacctCGGGGTCAAGGCCAATCGTCGTCAGGAACGAAGGCGTGGATAAGGCAGCGTTGGCGCTGGCGACGGGGGAGGCACGCACGCCGGAGAGAACAGCGGCGCCGACGATGAAGGCGGCGGTAAGGGAAGACATGTCGAAGATGTTTTTCTGTTGGTTCCTGAAGTCTAAGGTACGGTTGCTTGCTCTTGTTGGGCTTTATGaggttggatgaggatgagaagtGGGAAACATGACTCCACGTCGACATGAACTGGGTTTTATATACCTGTCCTAAGCATTACCAACAGCACGTAAACTACAAGTTATCTCTTCAGTCTCGGCGTAAGGATGCGCAAGGCATTCCATCGCCATAGTTGGTTAGGTCTTCGACTCCCAGAGTCCGAGACCATCCTTCAGCTTACTGTCGATCTGTGAGGCTGCAAGGTTGCCCGCCGTAAAGGTTTGATCACTTAAGTAAGAGGAAATTGACAAGATCAACATGATCCTTGGTTTATTCTGTATCAAATATATCAAAAGGGCTGTTGCGCTGGGGACCACAAACGCCGACTCCCATGTGTAGAAGGTAACACGCTGAAATGGCACAGGCCTAGTTACGTCAACTCTGTTAGCCGAGCCTTAGCGCTAGAAGTGCTTTGATTTGGTAGGAAGAGGATATGACGCAGTGAAGATAGGTGGTACTGGAGACGCTTACCTGTATTGTTGATGTTCCTTCGTGCCACCTTGGCAGGGGCTGAGTCCGGCGCAGTGGTACTACATGTTATTACTTATCCGACCTTGCCTCGAAGCCGTTTTCTTCCAGACTACAGAGAGTACCATGACTTCTTCATAGCACCTCAGCTCCAGTAAACCAAGTCATGACATGACGTATCTCGAGGAGAATCTCGATGGACAACCTGACAACGATCGTCAGCCTGACCATGAGCGGTGTCAGCATAGCTCCGAAAGGCATCTCCTGGGACCCCAGCTACCCAAATGACCTGGCCTATATGGAACCCACTCCTCCTGTGATATTATAGGCAATGGCCGCACGGGACCTGGTGACCTCAGTGAGTACTGGTAATCTTCTTACGGATATAGAGACTCAAATACGTTCTTCCATGACCCACTTGCACCTAACATCGTCAGCAGGTTTTCTGACTTTCTAGGATCAGCCAAGTCATTGTCGATTGGCTGTTGCACTCAAATCAAAATGAATACCTATATACAGACCATCGCGTAAACTAATGCATGGAAGCCGGACCTTGATTCTTGGTCAGATCCGTGGCACCCAGACAGGAACAAAAGTTGGTACAAAGTGGCACGGCTCCTCGGACTCCAGCTTCCTCGCCCGGCAGGCAAGTCCTTTTAGGCTGCTGCGCAGTCACTTATTGATCGTCACTGCTCTCGTCAGCAGCCTAACTGCTCAAATTAATGATCACCAGTGCTAACTCCTTCTTCTGTTCTATTTTCGAGAGGCAGGTATACAAAATTTGAACGCAAGGCTTGGCCACCAAGTCACCACCTAGGTGGATCTGCCGTATTCCCTCCCAATCTCAAGTGCCCCCAgcccctttcttttttccacACTACCAGTCTGACCTCGGATTCATTTCACCCAGGACGTCTTTTATGTTCCTCATCATGTCCGTTTTtcatcaccaagaagctCCCTTCAACAGCCGGGAATACCTGGACTACACAGCAAGTTAGTACCTAGGTAGATATATACCCTATCTCCATGACCTGTACCCTCATCAAGGACCCGAGGAAGAAACAGGATGCTGCCAAGCCTGGTACGCAATCCATGTCTGGTAACAGGTGACCACCAACGATGCCATACCAAGCAGCACAGCAAAAACAACACCGCAGAGGGTAGCCATCAGCATGTACTTCGCCCCGCTCTTCCGTTCCAGTCGCctgcccagccagccccGTGGCCTGGGAGTCTGCAGCTCATTGTGCAGCTCGGCCAGCCTGTCGGCCAGAAATACGTATTCGATGCTCTCCTCGCCTGTCTTGCGTATGGCGCTGACCTCCAGGTGCTGGATATCAGGATCAAGAGAGTATTGTTCTGTCAGAGACCGGAGAAGCCTTTTTGACTTTGGCTCGCTCAACGGAAAGATGATGCTTTGGAGGGAATCTAGAATCTCGAGAACCAGTTGACGCGGGAGAGCTCCACTGTTGTGTTGTTAGACAGCTGGTTTCTCTTTTGTTTCGGAGGGAAACTCAGATACTTACACTCTGATAGAGTTAGATGGAAGGGAAAAGTCTCCATCACTTTTCGTCAGCCGAAGCTGTTCTTTGAGGAACGCGGTATGGTGATAAATTTCGAGTGTATTCTGGTTTCGATCCCATTTCAAGTGGTCCTGAATATCGTGGGTATCCCGAAACCGCATTCGTAGTCGTTTTTGGAGTTTGACGGCACGAAGTTCTGACTTCATCTCGATGGAAGAAAGGCTTTCGTTGAAGCTGAGAATCGGATGGCTCGTGGTGGGAAATAGGTCCTGTATGTATTTGCTAAATGGAACGTCATCCTTCCAATGGAGCCTGTATGTCCCCGTCTCTAGACGGTCCGGTGACTGATAGAGCGCTGAGCAATCTATCATGGTGAGGACATTGACCACAAGACTGCTGGCATTGAGCAGATTACTTCGCCTTGGTTCTCTGTGGGCCCCTTGATTGGCGATGAAGTCACAAAGCTCTGCTCGGGTGAGATCCGGGTTTGCCTTTAATTGGAGAATCGCATGGTGAAGATCCTGGTGTGTCTTGAATAGCCTGTTTTCGGGAGAGCAGCTGTCGACATAGTTCAAGATCAGTGCTTTGTAAAACTGGCAAAATCGTTGAAGTTGGCCAATTCGTCGATGAGGACAGCTCCTTGAATTGCACTCTTTCTCAGACTCAAGATCATTGCAAAATTCCCAGCCCCAAAGGACTTTTCCCAGCCTTGGGAAGAGTGAATCTTCGACAGAATTCAGTGGTAGTGCAGACATGGCGGTTCGCAGATCCAAGTAAATCAATCTTGGTGAAGGAAATCAAGCCTCGATCACAAGTCTATAAGTAGGTGATTGAAGTATTGTAACACACCCCATGACTGGCTTCGGGTTTCGGTGAGGGTACAATAGCTGCTGATGCCGGACTCGGGGAATGCTTGCGCATCTAGGCAACGCAGTCCAATCGCAGATCTTGGCTCAAGCCTTCACGCATCGCGGGCGGCGGCACAGTTGCTCAGCCTTTGGGCAGCCAGCATTGGGTACCGATCAGCAAGTGCGGGGATATAGGCCTCGTTCTGCGTGCAATTGTGTCTGGATGGATCATCCCGTAGGTACGTCAAGCGAATTTTGGATGACTGCGGAAGGCATCCTCTTCTGACATCTttgtctccctcccccttcccatcgaCGACCACTGGAATTctacctttaattacctGTTAGCATGACGTCTCTACTTCGCGCGATCAAGATTCAGAACCACAGTTCCGACAATACTGCACTTCTGCCAATGC is from Podospora pseudopauciseta strain CBS 411.78 chromosome 5 map unlocalized CBS411.78m_5.2, whole genome shotgun sequence and encodes:
- a CDS encoding uncharacterized protein (antiSMASH:Cluster_5; EggNog:ENOG503P4EE), which gives rise to MSALPLNSVEDSLFPRLGKVLWGWEFCNDLESEKECNSRSCPHRRIGQLQRFCQFYKALILNYVDSCSPENRLFKTHQDLHHAILQLKANPDLTRAELCDFIANQGAHREPRRSNLLNASSLVVNVLTMIDCSALYQSPDRLETGTYRLHWKDDVPFSKYIQDLFPTTSHPILSFNESLSSIEMKSELRAVKLQKRLRMRFRDTHDIQDHLKWDRNQNTLEIYHHTAFLKEQLRLTKSDGDFSLPSNSIRVGALPRQLVLEILDSLQSIIFPLSEPKSKRLLRSLTEQYSLDPDIQHLEVSAIRKTGEESIEYVFLADRLAELHNELQTPRPRGWLGRRLERKSGAKYMLMATLCGVVFAVLLGMASLVVTCYQTWIAYQAWQHPVSSSGP